One region of Quercus lobata isolate SW786 chromosome 2, ValleyOak3.0 Primary Assembly, whole genome shotgun sequence genomic DNA includes:
- the LOC115967106 gene encoding uncharacterized protein LOC115967106: MGAVSTSRYHYLIPGDKITLYVEVGEEPLAVEQPFGNEEVANDDDVHEVGESDDDVHEVHKGGNVNAEGGGGQDFDWLEEGFEGPEFDDDVFGNVDDGPSTHAAPHRTTATDNDPPLEDDIESLVGFDDDQLAPAAKEPEFNVQIDMRKPEFRKGMKFPNSKVFREALREYAIKKAIDIKFKMNEKKKISVYYINECGWRCYASQLPRELTFQIKTFNPECTCPRFFKHSQVTSSYVAKKFIQEFDKNLNWKVASVQHHVKQALEIDISYSQVYRAKRKATDLITRDEQLQYGKLRDYAEMIKLNDKGSRVILQTEMEDENAQPKFKRMYIRYNAQKLGFLEGCRPIIGLDGCHLKVRFGGQILSAIARDANDNIFPVAFAVVEQENKDSWVRFLQQFSDDIGNPEQLNLVFISDRQKPSASVSTSQGSGGGVARRFKGRKF; this comes from the exons ATGGGGGCAGTTAGTACAAGTAGATATCATTATCTTATTCCTGGAG ATAAGATAACACTATATGTTGAGGTTGGTGAGGAGCCACTTGCAGTTGAACAACCATTTGGTAATGAGGAAGTAgcaaatgatgatgatgtgcaTGAGGTGGGTGAGAGTGATGATGATGTGCATGAGGTGCATAAGGGGGGTAATGTGAATGCTGAAGGAGGTGGTGGACAAGATTTTGATTGGTTAGAGGAAGGGTTTGAGGGGCCagaatttgatgatgatgtattTGGAAATGTAGATGATGGGCCATCTACACATGCAGCCCCACATAGGACTACTGCAACTGACAATGACCCACCTCTTGAAGATGACATAGAAAGTCTAGTAGGGTTTGATGATGATCAGCTAGCACCAGCTGCAAAAGAACCTGAGTTTAATGTCCAAATTGACATGAGAAAACCAGAGTTTAGGAAAGGAATGAAGTTTCCAAACTCTAAAGTTTTTAGGGAGGCATTGAGAGAATATGCGATAAAGAAGGCAATAGATATCAAGTTCAAGatgaatgagaagaagaagatatcaGTTTATTACATCAATGAATGTGGATGGAGGTGTTATGCATCTCAACTACCTAGAGAGTTGACATtccaaataaaaacattcaatcCAGAGTGCACTTGCCCTAGATTCTTCAAACACAGCCAAGTGACTTCAAGTTATGTTGCAAAAAAGTTTATACAGGAGTTTGACAAAAACCTCAATTGGAAAGTGGCTAGTGTTCAACATCATGTGAAGCAAGCACTTGAAATTGACATAAGTTACAGTCAAGTGTATAGGGCAAAAAGGAAAGCTACTGACTTGATTACTAGGGATGAACAGCTGCAATATGGGAAACTTAGGGATTATGCAGAGATGataaaattgaatgataaaGGAAGTAGGGTTATTTTGCAAACTGAAATGGAAGATGAAAATGCACAGCCCAAATTTAAGAGAATGTATATTAGGTATAATGCACAAAAACTTGGGTTTTTGGAAGGTTGTAGACCAATCATTGGTTTAGATGGGTGTCACTTGAAAGTGAGATTTGGGGGGCAAATACTTTCTGCCATAGCTAGAGATGcaaatgataatattttcccAGTTGCATTTGCTGTTGTtgagcaagaaaacaaagattcaTGGGTACGGTTTCTGCAGCAGTTTTCAGATGACATTGGGAATCCAGAGCAACTTAATTTGGTCTTCATCAGTGATAGACAAAAG CCAAGTGCATCTGTGAGCACTAGTCAAGgaagtggtggtggtgttgcTAGGAGGTTTAAAGGCAGAAAGTTTTAA
- the LOC115967123 gene encoding glutathione S-transferase DHAR3, chloroplastic-like, translating into MSTLKIQPTAFALSSSVRQLGFFNLKLPRNCVASSNHFSRYGTRRALTVSMSTTSSTPLEVCVKSSTTAPNKPGDCPFCQRVLLTLEEKHLPYDLKLVDLAHKPDWFLKLNPGGKVPVIKLNEKWISDSDVIAQALEEKYPDPPLGTPPEKASVGSKIFSTFIGFLKSKDPSDGTEKALISELSSFNNHIKDNVSSLCLFFPFLSVYPWFLVGLEFDCPSYVT; encoded by the exons ATGTCGACCTTGAAAATCCAACCCACAGCATTTGCGCTATCTTCCAGCGTCAGACAGTTGGGTTTCTTCAATCTCAAGCTCCCCCGAAACTGCGTCGCTTCCTCCAACCATTTCAGTCGCTACGGGACCCGAAGAGCTCTCACAGTGTCAATGTCCACCACTTCTTCGACCCCACTTGAAGTCTGCGTCAAATCTTCAACCACTGCCCCCAACAAGCCCGGCGACT GTCCCTTTTGCCAGAGGGTATTACTGACTCTGGAGGAAAAGCATCTCCCTTATGACTTAAAGTTGGTAGATTTGGCCCACAAGCCAGATTG GTTCTTAAAACTCAACCCTGGAGGTAAAGTTCCTGTGATTAAACTCAATGAGAAGTGGATATCAGATTCAGATGTTATTGCACAAGCACTAGAAGAAAAGTATCCTGATCCACCATTGGGAACCCCACCTGAGAAGGCTTCAGT TGGATCAAAGATCTTCTCCACATTTATTGGTTTCCTCAAGAGCAAAGACCCAAGTGACGGAACAGAGAAAGCATTAATCAGTGAGCTAAGTTCTTTTAACAATCATATCAAAGACAATGTGAGTTCTCTATGcttattttttccctttctgtCTGTCTATCCGTGGTTCCTTGTTGGTTTGG AATTTGATTGTCCATCATATGTGACTTag